In the genome of Afipia felis ATCC 53690, the window GCCGCGCGCAAGAAGCCGTTTGAGGATTTCCTGATAATATTTCGACATGATGCGCGGCGCGCGCACGGTACTGCGCGGGTAGCGCGCCATGATCTCGTCCGCTTTGGCGAAATACACCTTCACCCGTTCGACGATCGGCGCGCAGACCTTCGGCACGTTCGGATCGGCCGCGACGATTTGCGGATCGCTCGACGCGATGCCCCCGGCATCCAGCAGTTCGCGCGGCAGATAGAGCCGGCCGATGCCGGCGTCTTCATCGATGTCGCGCAGGATGTTGGTGAGTTGCAGCGCGCGGCCGAGATTATGCGACAGCGCGATCCCGTCCTCCTCCGGCAGGCCGAACACCCGCACCGACAGGCGACCCACCGCGCTCGCAACGCGATCGCAGTAGAGATCAAGCGTCGCCTCGTCCGGCGCACGAATCTCGGCGGGCACGTCCATCTCCATGCCGTCGATGACGGCAATGAAGTCTTCACGTCTCAGGCCGAACTGCTTCACGGCGGACTGATAAGGCGCGACACGCGGCGGCGGATTACCCGCATAGAGC includes:
- the hpnD gene encoding presqualene diphosphate synthase HpnD, with the protein product MTDVDTSPAQTASGSSFYAAMRIMPPAQREAMFHIYSFCRKVDDIADSDGPRTERLEALAQWRRDIDALYAGNPPPRVAPYQSAVKQFGLRREDFIAVIDGMEMDVPAEIRAPDEATLDLYCDRVASAVGRLSVRVFGLPEEDGIALSHNLGRALQLTNILRDIDEDAGIGRLYLPRELLDAGGIASSDPQIVAADPNVPKVCAPIVERVKVYFAKADEIMARYPRSTVRAPRIMSKYYQEILKRLLARGFAPPRQPVKLSKAAKMSILLRYAVF